TCTCGAACACAATGTATTCGTAGGTGACTTTGCGGCCTGTTTTCTGGTGATAATACTGCAAAGCTTCCTTAAGCGCGGCGAGCGAGTTGGCCTCGTTGATGGGCATAATCTCGTTGCGCTTCGTGTCGTTGGGTGCGTGCAGCGAGAGCGCCAGGTTGGCTTTTACGTCGTCGTCGGCCAGCTTCTTTATCATCTTGGCAATGCCGGCCGTGCTGATGGTGATGCGGCGCGGCGCCATGTTGAGGCCATCGGGCGCGGTGATGCGGCGCACGCTTTCCACTACGTTGGCGTAGTTGAGCAGCGGCTCGCCCATGCCCATGTACACGATGTTGGTGAGCGGCGTGCCGTACTGGGCCTCGCACTGCTCGCGGATGCGCACCACCTGGTCGTAAATCTCGGCCGCGTCGAGGTTGCGCTTGCGGTCCATGTAGCCGGTGGCGCAAAACTTACAGGTGAGCGAACAGCCCACCTGGCTCGAAATGCAGGCCGTCATGCGCGTGTCGTGCGGAATGAGCACGCCCTCCACGATGTTGCCGTCGTGCAGCCGGAAGGCCGACTTGATGGTGCCGTCGTTGCTGAGCTGCTGGTTTTGCACGGCCACGCCGTTTATCACGAAGTGCCGGGCCAGCAACTCGCGGGTGGCCAGCGAGATATTGTTCATCTCCTCAAACGAGCCGGCCGTGTTTTTCCACAGCCACTCCGTCACCTGCT
The sequence above is drawn from the Hymenobacter baengnokdamensis genome and encodes:
- the rlmN gene encoding 23S rRNA (adenine(2503)-C(2))-methyltransferase RlmN yields the protein MLLELELAPAKRDIRKTSPDDLKAFMVAHGEKPFRAKQVTEWLWKNTAGSFEEMNNISLATRELLARHFVINGVAVQNQQLSNDGTIKSAFRLHDGNIVEGVLIPHDTRMTACISSQVGCSLTCKFCATGYMDRKRNLDAAEIYDQVVRIREQCEAQYGTPLTNIVYMGMGEPLLNYANVVESVRRITAPDGLNMAPRRITISTAGIAKMIKKLADDDVKANLALSLHAPNDTKRNEIMPINEANSLAALKEALQYYHQKTGRKVTYEYIVFENFNDGLEDAAELYTISKWLPCKINLIEYNPIENASYQNAEADKITAFHKFLADRGVQTNIRRSRGKDIDAACGQLAVKEKKEVVA